The Pirellulimonas nuda genome includes a region encoding these proteins:
- a CDS encoding SDR family oxidoreductase — protein sequence MPNHMFDLSDRVAVVIGGTGVLGGALAEALGAAGAKVAVCGRNAERGAARVAALSQAGVEALFVAADASNPQSLAAAAATVTAELGAANILVSAAGGNHPAATLAPGADFCDLPTEAWRDVFDLNLVGGALLPAQAFGRAMRDSGAGSIINIASMAGMIPLSRVVAYSAAKAAVLNLTQFLAREWAEAGVRVNALSPGFFPADQNRRLLMNEDGGYTERGQQIIGHTPMRRFGRAEELGGAVVWLASDAASFVTGQNIVVDGGFSATTI from the coding sequence ATGCCCAATCACATGTTCGATCTATCAGACCGCGTCGCCGTAGTGATCGGCGGCACCGGGGTGCTTGGCGGCGCGCTCGCCGAGGCCCTCGGCGCCGCCGGGGCCAAGGTGGCGGTCTGTGGCCGCAACGCCGAGCGCGGCGCGGCGCGCGTGGCGGCCCTCTCCCAGGCGGGGGTCGAGGCGCTGTTTGTCGCGGCCGATGCGTCCAATCCCCAGAGCCTGGCCGCCGCCGCGGCGACGGTGACCGCCGAGCTGGGCGCGGCCAACATCCTGGTCAGCGCCGCCGGCGGCAACCACCCCGCCGCCACGCTGGCGCCCGGCGCCGACTTCTGCGACCTGCCGACCGAGGCGTGGCGCGACGTGTTCGACCTGAACCTCGTCGGCGGCGCGTTGCTCCCCGCCCAGGCCTTCGGCCGCGCGATGCGCGACAGCGGCGCCGGCAGCATCATCAACATCGCCTCGATGGCCGGCATGATCCCGCTGTCCCGCGTGGTGGCCTACTCGGCCGCTAAGGCGGCCGTGCTGAACCTCACCCAGTTCCTGGCCCGCGAGTGGGCCGAGGCCGGCGTCCGCGTGAACGCCCTCAGCCCCGGCTTCTTCCCGGCCGACCAGAACCGCCGCCTGCTCATGAACGAAGACGGCGGCTACACCGAGCGTGGCCAGCAGATCATCGGCCACACGCCGATGCGGCGCTTCGGCCGCGCCGAAGAACTCGGCGGCGCCGTGGTGTGGCTAGCGTCCGACGCGGCGTCGTTTGTGACTGGACAAAACATCGTGGTCGATGGAGGATTTTCCGCCACCACGATCTAA
- a CDS encoding peroxidase family protein has protein sequence MISARIRAATIAIVAGLGGAAEAQLALDTRSLDGSGNNLSDATQGQSNTPYLRQATTWYTDGVGEMLSDSDLPNARYISNRVFQDDFVNIFDEQGVTQMGWAWAQFIDHTIGLKGGVDPSLPTASLGNAPIAFDGSDPLEQFNNSFGAIPFSRVAASVGTGTDAANPREQTNTVSSYIDGWAIYGGADDRLEWLREGPVDGDLSNNSAYLLTRTVNGQQYLPTATSRGDASSAPGMDIDGQLFGDPDSRRIAGDVRANENIALTSLQTLFVREHNRIVDQLSSTSLTEEEKFQIARKVVGAEQQAITYQEFLPALGVDVGAYNGYDPGVNAAISNEFATVAYRAHSMIHGEIEMEVEAGRFSQSQLDAFQAYGLNVEVNGSEVGIAVPLNRAYFNPELVDTFGVETILAAASSEAQYKNDHLIDNQLRSLLFGIPNPGYDPTALDGPDSVQYFDGVVDLAAIDIQRGRDHGVASYNDMREAFGLTRVTSFMEITGESTESLTVGIDDPSVIDFAFDPGDAVLTDVPQVQSLAGRLKAIYGDVDQVDAFVGLFAEAHLDGVSMGELANAMWVDQFSRLRDGDRYWYENDADLALIESLYGIGVSSSLHDIMVANSGGLLAAGDLQQNVFLTSVASVPEPGAGLMMTVLLALAAARGRLPRRAAVA, from the coding sequence ATGATTTCTGCCCGTATTCGTGCGGCCACGATCGCCATCGTGGCCGGCCTCGGCGGGGCCGCCGAGGCCCAGTTGGCGCTCGACACCCGCAGCCTCGACGGCTCGGGCAACAACCTGTCCGACGCCACGCAAGGACAGTCCAACACCCCCTACCTGCGACAGGCGACGACCTGGTACACGGACGGTGTGGGCGAGATGCTCAGCGACAGCGACCTGCCGAACGCGCGTTACATCAGCAACCGCGTCTTCCAGGACGACTTCGTGAACATCTTCGACGAGCAGGGCGTCACCCAGATGGGTTGGGCCTGGGCTCAGTTCATCGACCACACGATCGGCCTCAAGGGGGGCGTCGACCCCTCGCTCCCAACCGCGTCTCTGGGCAACGCCCCGATCGCGTTTGACGGCTCCGACCCGCTCGAGCAGTTCAACAACAGCTTCGGGGCCATCCCCTTCTCCCGCGTCGCCGCGTCGGTCGGCACGGGCACAGACGCCGCGAACCCGCGCGAGCAGACCAACACCGTCAGCTCCTACATCGACGGCTGGGCCATCTACGGCGGCGCCGACGACCGCCTCGAGTGGCTCCGTGAAGGGCCCGTCGACGGCGACCTCAGCAACAACAGCGCCTACTTGCTGACGCGCACCGTCAACGGCCAGCAGTACCTGCCGACCGCGACCAGCCGCGGCGACGCCTCGTCCGCCCCGGGGATGGACATCGACGGCCAACTTTTCGGCGACCCGGACAGCCGCCGGATCGCCGGCGACGTCCGCGCGAACGAGAACATCGCCCTCACCAGCCTGCAGACGCTCTTCGTCCGCGAACACAACCGCATCGTCGACCAGCTCTCGTCCACCTCGCTCACGGAGGAAGAGAAGTTTCAGATCGCCCGCAAAGTGGTGGGTGCCGAGCAGCAGGCCATCACCTACCAGGAGTTCCTCCCCGCCCTGGGGGTCGATGTCGGCGCCTACAACGGCTACGACCCAGGCGTGAACGCCGCGATCTCCAACGAGTTCGCCACGGTCGCCTACCGCGCCCACAGCATGATCCACGGCGAGATCGAGATGGAGGTCGAAGCCGGGCGGTTCTCCCAGTCGCAGCTCGACGCCTTCCAGGCCTACGGCCTGAACGTCGAGGTCAACGGCAGCGAGGTCGGCATCGCCGTCCCGCTGAACCGCGCCTACTTCAACCCGGAGTTGGTCGACACGTTCGGCGTCGAGACGATCCTGGCCGCGGCTAGCTCGGAGGCGCAGTACAAAAACGACCACCTCATCGACAACCAGCTCCGCAGCCTGCTGTTCGGCATCCCCAACCCCGGGTACGATCCCACCGCGCTCGACGGCCCGGACTCCGTGCAGTACTTCGACGGCGTGGTCGACCTGGCGGCCATCGACATCCAGCGCGGCCGCGACCACGGCGTCGCCAGCTACAACGACATGCGCGAGGCGTTCGGCCTGACGCGGGTGACCAGCTTCATGGAGATCACCGGCGAGTCGACCGAGAGCCTGACCGTGGGGATCGACGACCCGTCCGTCATCGATTTCGCCTTCGACCCGGGCGACGCGGTGCTGACCGACGTGCCGCAGGTCCAGTCGCTCGCCGGCCGGCTCAAGGCGATCTACGGCGACGTGGATCAGGTCGACGCCTTTGTCGGGCTGTTCGCGGAAGCGCACCTGGACGGCGTCAGCATGGGCGAGCTCGCCAACGCGATGTGGGTCGACCAGTTCAGCCGGCTGCGCGACGGCGACCGCTACTGGTACGAGAACGACGCCGACCTGGCGCTCATCGAGTCGCTCTACGGCATCGGCGTCAGCAGCAGCCTCCACGACATCATGGTCGCCAACAGCGGCGGGCTGCTTGCCGCGGGCGACCTCCAACAGAACGTCTTCTTGACGTCCGTCGCCTCGGTCCCGGAGCCGGGCGCCGGGCTGATGATGACCGTGCTGCTCGCCCTGGCCGCGGCCCGCGGGCGGCTGCCGAGGCGGGCCGCCGTGGCCTGA
- a CDS encoding FAD-dependent oxidoreductase, whose translation MNKRCIALLGMGHTNLEIARRWIDSPLPDCRLVCISKFGFSTYSGMLPGRLAGQFDAGEMEVRLAPLARRAGAELVLDEVVGLGPEQRTLCFAHRQPLAFDALSIGVGSMPAGWDDFDAPSLVPIKPMQTFVERLEERIGCCGATPRCVIVGGGVAGVEVALCLDARLRGRGPAAPRLAIVTASDQIAEGLSEASRRTLRKVLAGRSIKVVTGLRVAGVDPSGVRDQHGRAEPADVIIWATGAAPPPILSRLGLPTDERGFLATGPTLQSTGGAPIFAVGDAGTVLSDPAPKAGVFAVRQADTLWKNLRAIAAGEAPRAEFDPQAAFLKILNTGQGRALLDYRGFCFHARWCWLLKCWIDRRFIRRYQ comes from the coding sequence ATGAACAAGCGCTGCATCGCTCTGCTAGGGATGGGGCACACGAACCTAGAGATCGCCCGCCGCTGGATCGACAGCCCGCTGCCCGACTGCCGGCTCGTATGTATCTCGAAGTTCGGGTTCTCGACCTACTCCGGCATGCTGCCGGGGAGGCTTGCGGGTCAGTTCGATGCCGGCGAGATGGAGGTTCGACTGGCGCCGCTGGCACGCCGTGCCGGGGCAGAACTGGTCTTGGACGAGGTGGTGGGGCTGGGCCCCGAGCAGCGGACGCTCTGCTTCGCCCATCGCCAGCCCCTGGCGTTCGACGCGCTGTCGATCGGGGTCGGCTCGATGCCCGCGGGCTGGGACGACTTCGACGCGCCCTCGCTCGTGCCGATCAAGCCGATGCAGACCTTTGTCGAGCGTCTTGAGGAGCGGATCGGCTGCTGCGGCGCCACGCCCCGGTGTGTGATTGTCGGCGGGGGGGTCGCCGGGGTCGAGGTGGCCCTCTGCCTCGACGCCCGCCTGAGGGGCCGCGGGCCCGCGGCCCCGCGCTTGGCGATCGTCACTGCTTCGGATCAGATCGCCGAGGGCCTGTCCGAGGCGAGCCGGCGGACGCTGCGGAAGGTGTTGGCGGGGCGGTCGATTAAGGTCGTCACCGGTTTGCGAGTCGCGGGGGTCGACCCCTCGGGGGTACGCGACCAGCATGGTCGTGCCGAGCCCGCCGACGTGATTATCTGGGCGACCGGCGCGGCGCCGCCGCCGATCCTCTCTCGGCTCGGCCTCCCGACCGACGAACGCGGCTTCCTCGCCACCGGGCCGACGCTGCAATCGACCGGCGGGGCGCCGATCTTCGCCGTGGGAGATGCAGGGACCGTGCTTTCCGACCCGGCGCCCAAAGCGGGGGTGTTTGCGGTGCGTCAGGCCGACACGCTCTGGAAGAACCTGCGGGCGATCGCCGCGGGCGAGGCGCCACGCGCAGAGTTCGATCCGCAGGCGGCCTTCCTCAAGATCCTGAACACGGGCCAGGGCCGCGCACTGCTCGACTACCGCGGCTTCTGCTTTCACGCCCGCTGGTGCTGGCTGCTGAAGTGCTGGATCGACCGGCGCTTCATCCGGCGCTACCAATAG
- a CDS encoding glucuronate isomerase has translation MSRAVGAAPVWDLHTHLFPPEFGTPMGRGVTPDPHGLMLWGVDELVTYHYLIAEVLREAPEVTPEAFYARSRSEQADLIWQKLFVDATPVSEACRGVVTTLTKLGLDPNEKSLAGHRRWFAEQTPAGQVDRVLELAGVDTVTMTNDVFDENERGRWLAEGGVARDPRFPAVLRFDPLVVDWPAAAPRLRDWGYAVDAQASAGSIDAVRRFLGEWIGRMKPVYCAMSLPPEWRYPADGPGNRVLAEAIVPACSEHGLPLALMIGVTRGVNPALRQAGDGIGVTHVDSLAALCRDFPQQRIMATLLARENQHALAVAARKFSNLTPFGCWWFINTPSLIEETTRMRLELLGPTFVPQHSDARVLEQLLYKWDHSRAVLAKVLTDKYQDLAAAGWRVTPAAIERDANRLLRGNVATLLEQ, from the coding sequence GTGAGCCGGGCTGTTGGCGCCGCGCCGGTGTGGGACCTGCACACCCACCTCTTCCCGCCAGAGTTCGGCACGCCGATGGGCCGCGGCGTGACCCCTGACCCCCACGGGCTGATGCTGTGGGGCGTCGACGAGCTGGTGACCTACCATTACTTGATCGCCGAGGTGCTGCGCGAGGCGCCCGAGGTGACCCCCGAGGCGTTCTACGCGCGGTCGCGGTCGGAGCAGGCCGACCTGATCTGGCAGAAGCTGTTTGTCGACGCGACGCCTGTGTCGGAGGCGTGCCGGGGGGTCGTCACGACGCTCACCAAGCTGGGGCTCGACCCCAACGAGAAGTCGCTGGCCGGTCACCGCCGGTGGTTCGCCGAGCAGACGCCCGCCGGTCAGGTCGACCGCGTGCTAGAGCTAGCCGGGGTCGACACGGTGACGATGACCAACGACGTGTTCGACGAGAACGAGCGGGGGCGTTGGCTCGCCGAGGGGGGCGTGGCGCGCGACCCACGGTTCCCGGCGGTGCTGCGTTTCGACCCGTTGGTGGTCGATTGGCCCGCAGCTGCGCCGCGGCTGCGCGATTGGGGCTACGCGGTCGACGCCCAAGCGTCGGCCGGCTCGATCGACGCGGTCCGCCGGTTCCTGGGCGAGTGGATCGGGCGGATGAAGCCGGTGTACTGCGCCATGAGCCTCCCCCCCGAGTGGCGCTACCCCGCCGACGGCCCCGGCAACCGGGTGCTGGCCGAGGCGATCGTGCCCGCCTGCAGCGAGCACGGCCTGCCGCTGGCGCTGATGATCGGCGTCACCCGCGGCGTGAACCCGGCCTTGCGGCAAGCGGGGGACGGCATCGGCGTGACGCACGTCGACTCGCTCGCGGCGTTGTGCCGCGACTTCCCCCAGCAGCGGATCATGGCGACGCTGCTGGCGCGAGAGAACCAGCACGCCCTGGCCGTGGCGGCGCGCAAGTTCAGCAACCTCACGCCGTTCGGCTGCTGGTGGTTCATCAACACCCCGTCGCTCATCGAAGAAACCACCCGCATGCGGCTCGAGCTGCTGGGCCCCACGTTCGTCCCGCAACACTCCGACGCCCGGGTGCTGGAGCAACTGCTGTACAAGTGGGATCACAGCCGCGCGGTGCTGGCCAAGGTGCTCACTGACAAGTACCAAGACCTCGCCGCCGCTGGCTGGCGCGTAACCCCCGCGGCCATCGAGCGCGACGCCAACCGGTTGCTGCGCGGAAATGTAGCGACGCTGCTGGAGCAATAG
- a CDS encoding lactate racemase domain-containing protein: MAQSPADAPSLFELEGGPAGLSPERVEAAVDQIASAWVEGAGVKRLLLLPPDHTRLHSFAGPITAALWRRLHQQVEIDVMPALGTHHAMKPAQLEMMFGNDIPLDRYVAHDWRNHLTPLGVIPGSRLSELSGGRMTDAVEVAVNRRIVSGEYDLALSIGQVVPHEVIGFANHSKNICIGCGGGAMLHQSHFLGAVCGIERVLGTADNPVRQLVDQGFYEFVRPRADVRFVLSVVEDSPQGPRLRGLAAGEGKAPFYWGAKLSGELNVTRVDRPLERAVVWLDPHEFSSTWLGNKAIYRTRKAMADGSELIVLAPEVNTFGEDPTIDRLIRRHGYRGTPDALAQLETDPELAGNLSATAHLIHGSTEGRFDVTYCTGAGLTAEEVRGVGYNHRPYAEAAAALGITDRLTDGWHDAPDGNPFYFIRNPALGLWTSN; this comes from the coding sequence ATGGCGCAAAGCCCCGCAGACGCCCCCTCATTGTTCGAGCTCGAAGGGGGGCCGGCCGGCCTGAGCCCCGAGCGCGTGGAGGCCGCGGTTGACCAGATCGCTTCTGCCTGGGTCGAGGGCGCCGGCGTCAAGCGGTTGTTGCTGCTGCCCCCCGACCACACGCGGCTCCACTCGTTCGCCGGGCCCATCACCGCGGCGTTGTGGCGGCGGCTGCACCAGCAGGTAGAGATCGACGTGATGCCGGCCCTGGGGACGCACCACGCGATGAAGCCGGCGCAGCTCGAGATGATGTTCGGCAACGACATCCCGCTCGACCGCTACGTGGCCCACGACTGGCGTAACCACCTCACGCCACTGGGCGTCATCCCCGGCAGCCGCCTGTCGGAGCTGTCCGGCGGACGCATGACCGACGCGGTGGAGGTGGCCGTGAACCGGCGGATCGTCTCCGGCGAGTACGACCTGGCGTTGTCGATCGGCCAGGTGGTGCCGCACGAGGTGATCGGGTTCGCGAACCACTCCAAGAACATCTGCATCGGTTGCGGCGGCGGCGCGATGCTGCACCAGTCGCACTTCCTGGGCGCGGTGTGCGGCATCGAGCGCGTGCTGGGGACCGCGGACAACCCGGTCCGCCAACTGGTGGACCAGGGGTTCTACGAGTTCGTCCGCCCGCGGGCCGACGTCCGCTTTGTGCTGAGCGTGGTCGAGGACTCGCCGCAGGGGCCCAGGCTGCGCGGGCTGGCGGCGGGCGAGGGGAAGGCGCCCTTCTACTGGGGCGCCAAGCTCTCCGGAGAACTGAACGTCACCCGCGTCGACCGCCCGCTGGAGCGCGCGGTGGTGTGGCTCGACCCGCACGAGTTCTCGTCTACCTGGCTGGGCAACAAGGCGATCTACCGCACCCGCAAGGCGATGGCCGACGGCAGCGAGCTGATCGTCCTGGCGCCGGAGGTGAATACCTTTGGCGAGGACCCCACGATCGACCGCCTGATCCGCCGCCACGGGTACCGCGGCACGCCCGACGCGCTGGCGCAACTCGAAACCGACCCGGAGCTGGCCGGCAACCTCTCGGCCACGGCCCACCTGATCCATGGCTCGACAGAGGGGAGGTTCGACGTCACCTACTGCACGGGGGCGGGGCTCACGGCCGAGGAGGTCCGCGGCGTCGGCTACAACCACCGCCCCTACGCCGAGGCGGCCGCGGCGCTGGGCATTACCGACCGGCTCACCGACGGCTGGCACGACGCCCCGGACGGCAATCCGTTCTACTTCATCCGCAACCCGGCCCTGGGGCTGTGGACGAGCAACTAG
- a CDS encoding lipase family alpha/beta hydrolase → MEGATYYRHLCVVALIVSAAAGCSFSRSSTVWRPPVIAAPEANSPDAAEQYFAAAVRSQQDGDPACVDYYYQSAAYAWRGVDRGVAVGQPVPPRTTELYNSALAQLLITAQEFGRWNPHSGITIVTAAGPMVAPARFEGFLWSPGAFESLAPCGQYEDPNLLHQHRSPGLGVTLVAQRQGSDPEPFTRRDGVFAATALLRPCEGGASFQLDFFDPLRVSTTYVAGRQVAIARDISAPFAYAGRVVNRQWLDEFIRPDAASARDGLFMIEPFQPDKIPVVLVHGLLSDPETWVTMTNELRAQPGLNDRFQWWGFHYATGEPFLASAAALRRQLTQLRRVYDPARRDPALSQMVIVGHSMGGLVAKLQVTSSGELLWDSFATRPLAGVRMPPEGRQLVHEAFFFRPSPDITRIVYIATPHLGSTWARRPVGRLASAMVKPSEQRHAQFEQLVRDNPGLLRDDSTGRLPTSIDLLEPTNPLLVATSQLPISSRVTSHSIVGLGRTTWTGEPSDGVVPASSARLYGVATERDVDTVHTRVQKDPVSVTEVERILRIHLTENARLTTQGAGRPGWK, encoded by the coding sequence GTGGAAGGCGCCACGTACTACCGCCATCTCTGCGTTGTCGCCCTGATCGTCTCGGCGGCGGCGGGCTGCTCGTTTTCTCGCAGCAGCACCGTCTGGCGCCCCCCCGTGATCGCGGCCCCCGAGGCCAACTCGCCCGACGCGGCAGAGCAGTACTTCGCTGCGGCCGTGCGATCGCAGCAGGACGGCGACCCCGCTTGCGTCGACTACTACTATCAGTCCGCGGCATACGCCTGGCGCGGCGTTGATCGCGGCGTCGCCGTGGGGCAGCCCGTCCCCCCGCGGACAACTGAGCTCTACAACTCGGCGCTGGCGCAGCTCCTGATCACCGCGCAGGAGTTTGGCCGGTGGAACCCCCACAGCGGGATCACGATCGTCACGGCCGCGGGCCCGATGGTGGCGCCGGCTCGTTTCGAAGGCTTCTTGTGGAGCCCCGGGGCGTTCGAGTCGCTGGCGCCCTGCGGCCAGTACGAAGACCCCAACCTGCTCCACCAGCACCGCAGCCCGGGGCTGGGCGTTACGCTGGTCGCGCAGCGGCAGGGCTCCGACCCCGAACCGTTCACGCGTCGCGATGGTGTGTTTGCGGCCACGGCCCTGCTGCGGCCTTGCGAGGGAGGGGCGAGCTTCCAGCTCGACTTCTTTGATCCGCTGCGGGTGTCGACCACGTACGTCGCGGGGCGCCAGGTCGCCATCGCGCGCGACATTAGCGCGCCGTTCGCGTACGCGGGCAGAGTGGTCAATCGTCAGTGGCTGGACGAGTTCATCCGCCCCGACGCGGCCAGCGCCCGCGACGGGCTGTTCATGATCGAGCCCTTTCAGCCGGACAAGATCCCCGTGGTGTTGGTGCACGGCCTCTTGAGCGACCCGGAGACCTGGGTGACTATGACCAACGAGCTGCGCGCCCAGCCGGGGCTGAACGACCGCTTTCAATGGTGGGGTTTCCACTACGCCACGGGGGAGCCCTTCCTGGCCAGCGCCGCGGCGCTGCGGCGCCAATTGACGCAGCTCCGCCGCGTCTACGACCCGGCCCGGCGCGACCCGGCGCTGTCGCAGATGGTCATCGTCGGGCACAGCATGGGGGGTCTGGTGGCCAAACTGCAGGTGACCTCCAGCGGCGAATTGCTGTGGGACTCGTTCGCTACGCGGCCGCTGGCCGGTGTCCGCATGCCCCCCGAGGGGCGGCAGTTGGTGCACGAGGCGTTCTTCTTCCGCCCCTCGCCCGACATCACGCGCATCGTCTACATCGCGACGCCCCACTTGGGCTCAACCTGGGCGCGGCGCCCCGTGGGCCGATTGGCGTCCGCGATGGTCAAGCCTTCTGAGCAGCGCCACGCACAGTTCGAGCAGCTCGTCCGCGACAACCCGGGGCTGCTCCGCGACGACTCCACGGGCCGGCTGCCGACCAGCATCGACCTGCTCGAGCCCACCAACCCGCTGCTGGTCGCCACGTCGCAGCTTCCGATTTCTTCCAGGGTGACGTCGCACTCGATCGTCGGCCTGGGGAGGACCACCTGGACCGGCGAGCCGTCAGACGGCGTGGTGCCCGCCTCGAGCGCCCGGCTGTACGGGGTGGCCACCGAACGCGATGTCGACACGGTGCACACCCGGGTGCAGAAGGACCCCGTCAGCGTTACCGAAGTGGAACGCATCCTGCGGATCCACCTGACCGAGAACGCGCGATTGACCACGCAGGGCGCCGGCCGGCCCGGGTGGAAGTAG
- a CDS encoding sulfatase — MLRFLSLLLVLAWIAPGLAGPPNVLMIFVDDLRPELACYGAAQIQSPNIDRLAARGVRFDRAYCNVPVCGASRASLMTGLRPTPERFLDAATWAQRDAPGVTTLNQHFKDHGYSTSSIGKVFHHPEDCEGGWTLPPSHPGNGEWQAPASLGPAARRGGKRGPVTEAADAPEAQYRDAQVAAEAISRLDQLAGEKEPFFLAVGFYKPHLPFVAPKKYWDLYNEAQIHLPDNYYKSKDAPAVAFHNSGELNSYSGVSKSRPLPEDEARRLIHGYYACVSFVDAQIGRVLDELDRLGLAEDTVVVLNGDHGWNLGEHTLWCKHCCFETSMRTPLIMAGPGVADGRSTDSIVEFVDLYPTLCALTGQPAPGHLQGRSLKPLLADPSIDWPGVAIGRFRTGETYRTDGFRLTQYTAPGGQPQGRMLYDHEADPDENQNIAPVNQAAVKQVEAAARAYRNTAGQAVPDKPRQ; from the coding sequence ATGCTTCGCTTCTTGTCGCTGCTGCTGGTTCTCGCCTGGATCGCTCCCGGCCTGGCCGGTCCGCCCAACGTGCTGATGATCTTTGTTGACGACCTCCGCCCGGAGCTCGCCTGCTACGGCGCGGCGCAGATCCAGTCGCCCAACATCGACCGCCTGGCGGCGCGCGGCGTGCGGTTCGATCGGGCCTACTGCAACGTGCCGGTGTGCGGCGCGTCGCGGGCGAGCCTGATGACCGGCCTCAGGCCGACCCCCGAGCGGTTCCTCGACGCCGCCACCTGGGCCCAACGCGACGCGCCGGGCGTCACCACACTCAACCAGCACTTCAAGGACCACGGCTACTCCACCAGCAGCATCGGCAAGGTGTTTCACCACCCGGAAGACTGCGAAGGGGGTTGGACTCTCCCGCCGTCTCACCCCGGCAACGGCGAGTGGCAAGCGCCCGCCAGCCTGGGGCCGGCCGCGCGACGGGGCGGCAAACGCGGCCCGGTGACCGAGGCCGCCGACGCCCCCGAGGCCCAATACCGCGACGCGCAGGTCGCCGCCGAAGCGATCTCGCGGCTCGACCAGCTCGCCGGCGAAAAGGAGCCGTTCTTCCTGGCGGTAGGTTTCTACAAGCCCCACCTGCCGTTCGTGGCGCCCAAGAAGTACTGGGACCTGTACAACGAAGCCCAGATCCACCTCCCCGACAACTACTACAAATCGAAGGACGCTCCGGCCGTCGCCTTCCACAACTCAGGCGAGCTCAACAGCTACTCCGGCGTGTCGAAGTCCCGGCCCCTGCCCGAGGACGAGGCCCGCCGGCTGATCCACGGCTACTACGCCTGCGTCAGCTTTGTCGACGCCCAGATCGGCCGCGTGCTAGACGAGCTAGATCGCTTGGGGCTGGCCGAGGACACGGTCGTCGTACTCAACGGCGATCACGGCTGGAACCTGGGGGAGCACACGCTGTGGTGCAAGCACTGCTGCTTTGAAACCTCGATGCGCACACCGCTGATCATGGCGGGCCCCGGCGTGGCCGATGGCCGGTCGACCGATTCGATCGTCGAGTTCGTCGACCTTTACCCCACGCTCTGCGCGCTGACGGGCCAGCCCGCCCCCGGCCACCTGCAGGGCCGCAGCCTGAAGCCGCTGCTGGCCGACCCATCGATCGACTGGCCCGGCGTGGCCATCGGCCGCTTCCGCACCGGCGAGACCTACCGCACCGACGGCTTCCGCCTCACGCAGTACACCGCCCCGGGCGGCCAACCCCAGGGCCGGATGCTGTACGATCACGAGGCCGACCCCGACGAGAACCAGAACATCGCCCCGGTCAATCAAGCCGCCGTCAAGCAGGTCGAGGCCGCCGCCCGGGCCTACCGCAACACGGCAGGTCAGGCTGTGCCTGACAAGCCCCGCCAATAA
- a CDS encoding Gfo/Idh/MocA family protein: MTTHHRIGIIGVGAIAEVHALAVRDTPGAELVAACCRTEAKGRAFCEKYGGDWFASAEALIETAKPDVVCVCTPSGAHLEPTVAALQHGVHVLCEKPLEIDLDRARRMIAAEQASTARLGGVFPQRFNPVVSTAHAAAAAGRLGNLAVASAYVPWWRDDAYYAPSRWQGTMRLDGGGALINQAIHAVDAMQWLAAAAGAGPAVEAFGYTAQRGHAEGAIEVEDTAVASIRFESGALGLVLASTAMWPGGAMRMHAGGRDGTIEIHEEELVTWRFREELPEDEATRTRFGDARGAGGGADPMAINYSNHTRNLADFLSAIDEGRPSLIGAAEACKSLAIIRAIYASAESGRPVAIEAIA; the protein is encoded by the coding sequence ATGACCACCCACCACCGAATCGGCATCATCGGCGTCGGCGCCATCGCAGAAGTCCACGCCCTGGCGGTCCGCGACACGCCGGGGGCGGAGCTGGTTGCTGCGTGCTGCCGCACCGAAGCGAAGGGGAGGGCGTTCTGCGAGAAGTACGGCGGCGATTGGTTTGCGTCTGCAGAGGCCCTGATCGAGACCGCCAAGCCCGACGTGGTGTGTGTCTGCACCCCCAGCGGCGCCCACCTCGAGCCGACCGTGGCGGCGCTCCAGCACGGCGTGCACGTGCTGTGCGAGAAGCCGCTGGAGATCGACCTCGATCGCGCCCGGCGGATGATCGCCGCGGAGCAGGCCTCTACCGCCCGGCTGGGGGGGGTCTTCCCGCAGCGGTTCAACCCGGTGGTCTCTACGGCCCACGCGGCGGCCGCGGCGGGGCGGCTGGGGAACCTGGCGGTCGCGTCGGCCTACGTTCCTTGGTGGCGTGACGACGCCTACTACGCCCCCAGCCGGTGGCAGGGCACGATGCGGCTCGACGGCGGCGGCGCCCTAATCAACCAAGCGATCCACGCCGTCGACGCGATGCAGTGGCTCGCCGCCGCCGCGGGCGCCGGCCCCGCGGTCGAGGCGTTCGGCTACACCGCCCAGCGCGGCCACGCCGAGGGGGCGATCGAGGTAGAGGACACGGCGGTCGCGTCGATCCGCTTCGAGAGCGGCGCATTGGGTCTGGTGCTGGCCTCAACCGCGATGTGGCCCGGCGGCGCGATGCGGATGCACGCCGGGGGACGCGACGGCACCATCGAGATCCACGAAGAAGAGCTGGTCACCTGGCGGTTCCGTGAAGAGCTCCCCGAAGACGAAGCCACGCGCACGCGGTTCGGCGACGCACGGGGCGCCGGCGGGGGCGCCGACCCGATGGCGATCAACTACTCCAACCACACCCGCAACCTGGCGGACTTCCTGTCCGCGATCGACGAAGGCCGCCCCTCGCTGATCGGCGCCGCGGAGGCGTGCAAATCGCTGGCGATCATCCGCGCCATTTATGCGTCTGCAGAATCGGGCCGCCCGGTTGCGATCGAAGCAATTGCCTGA